From the genome of Cytobacillus firmus, one region includes:
- the larB gene encoding nickel pincer cofactor biosynthesis protein LarB, translating to MQSYTTHILAQLKNGHLSIEEAEEQLKGFTDYGFAKVDDEREFRQGFPEVIFGAGKTTEQILHIFKHLVYKGNTVLATRVDPKSAEEVCRQVDGAVYDSSGRTLLYKPEDYELKTEKKIGVICAGTSDIPVAREAEVTIEAMGHHYASFYDIGVAGIHRLFVQIDEIKKCDVLIVVAGMEGALPSVVGGLVSTPVIAVPTSIGYGAHLNGITSLLSMLNTCASGVTVVNIDNGFGAGYSASLMLRV from the coding sequence ATGCAATCTTATACTACACATATTTTAGCACAATTAAAAAATGGCCATCTTTCAATTGAGGAAGCTGAGGAACAATTGAAGGGCTTTACAGATTACGGATTTGCCAAAGTGGACGATGAGCGTGAATTCAGACAAGGATTTCCTGAGGTTATCTTTGGGGCAGGTAAAACCACAGAACAAATTTTACATATATTTAAGCATTTGGTTTATAAGGGGAATACCGTTTTAGCTACAAGGGTTGACCCAAAATCTGCAGAAGAAGTATGCAGGCAGGTGGATGGAGCTGTATATGATTCATCCGGCAGAACACTTTTGTATAAGCCTGAGGATTATGAACTGAAGACGGAGAAGAAAATTGGGGTTATCTGTGCAGGGACTTCTGACATTCCTGTGGCCCGGGAGGCAGAAGTGACGATTGAAGCTATGGGACACCATTACGCAAGTTTTTATGATATTGGAGTAGCGGGGATTCATCGTTTATTTGTGCAAATTGACGAGATTAAAAAGTGTGATGTGTTGATTGTTGTAGCGGGAATGGAAGGTGCACTTCCCAGTGTAGTCGGGGGATTGGTATCCACTCCTGTTATAGCGGTTCCGACCAGCATAGGATATGGTGCACACTTAAATGGCATTACATCTTTGTTAAGCATGCTTAACACATGCGCTTCCGGCGTAACGGTGGTGAATATAGACAATGGATTTGGTGCAGGCTATTCAGCTTCTTTGATGCTAAGAGTCTAA
- the larC gene encoding nickel insertion protein, producing the protein MQHGQEHTDHDMIKIEVNLDDIPGEWLGHVMDLLFQSGANDVFYIPIYMKKNRPGTMLQVLCENKKKSEMMNIIFRETTTLGVRYYPLSVNRLGRKFRKVETPWGTVSVKEGLMQGEIVQQAPEFSDCKAISEQYGIPLKLVFQEVWKQLK; encoded by the coding sequence ATGCAGCATGGCCAAGAGCATACTGATCATGACATGATCAAAATTGAAGTAAATCTGGACGACATTCCTGGAGAATGGCTGGGACATGTTATGGACTTATTGTTTCAATCCGGGGCCAATGATGTCTTTTATATACCGATTTACATGAAGAAAAATCGGCCGGGTACCATGCTCCAGGTTTTGTGTGAAAATAAGAAAAAATCCGAGATGATGAATATCATTTTTAGAGAAACCACCACATTGGGCGTGCGATACTACCCACTTTCTGTAAATCGTCTTGGCCGAAAATTTCGAAAGGTTGAAACACCATGGGGGACCGTCTCTGTTAAAGAGGGGCTGATGCAAGGTGAAATTGTTCAGCAAGCCCCGGAATTCAGTGATTGCAAAGCTATATCTGAGCAATACGGAATACCATTAAAATTGGTTTTTCAAGAGGTTTGGAAGCAGCTGAAATAA
- a CDS encoding bifunctional 4-hydroxy-2-oxoglutarate aldolase/2-dehydro-3-deoxy-phosphogluconate aldolase: MSKLEELKKSKIVAVIRGANQDQILPIAHALLAGGVSTFEITVETPKVCSLIEKVREEFGNQAIVGAGTVLDPETARAVIMSGAEFIFSPIVHAETIKLAKRYGVLSIPGALTPTEILTAYENGGDLIKVFPADVMGVSYFKSLQGPLPHIPLMPTGGIDVQNIREYLKAGAVAAGVGSSLVNAKNLNSDEDYLKLTEKAKEFSELINL, translated from the coding sequence GTGAGCAAGTTAGAAGAGTTAAAGAAGAGCAAGATTGTTGCTGTTATTCGCGGTGCAAACCAGGATCAGATTTTGCCCATTGCTCATGCGCTGCTGGCCGGCGGTGTCAGCACATTTGAGATAACAGTTGAAACACCAAAGGTTTGCTCGTTAATAGAAAAAGTAAGAGAAGAGTTTGGAAACCAGGCAATCGTAGGGGCAGGGACCGTGCTGGATCCTGAAACAGCGCGTGCAGTCATTATGTCTGGAGCGGAGTTTATCTTTTCGCCAATCGTTCATGCGGAAACCATTAAACTGGCAAAACGTTACGGTGTACTCAGTATCCCTGGTGCTCTCACCCCAACTGAAATCCTGACAGCCTATGAAAATGGCGGAGATCTTATTAAGGTGTTCCCAGCCGATGTCATGGGTGTCTCTTATTTCAAAAGCCTGCAGGGCCCGCTTCCGCATATTCCGCTGATGCCAACCGGGGGTATTGATGTTCAAAATATCCGTGAATATTTAAAAGCGGGGGCAGTTGCCGCAGGAGTAGGCAGTTCGTTAGTAAATGCAAAAAATCTAAATTCGGATGAGGATTATTTGAAACTGACTGAAAAGGCAAAGGAATTTTCTGAATTAATAAATTTATAA
- a CDS encoding sugar kinase — translation MDVVTIGETMALFTPNEEGMLRHAHSFSMKFGGAESNVAIGLSRLGHRSRWISRLGEDEFGDAMLSFIRGEGVDVSYVTRDQNAPTGVFFKEFRRMNDTRVYYYRKDSAASRMNADWLLDESILDAEYLHLTGITPGLSPSCREMLEKAIRIAKGNGTKIVFDPNLRLKIWRDEAEARHFLKKYASESDIVLPGISEAEFLFGALSPEEYVENFHDLGIETVIMKLGKEGSLISSPSGLVKIIPGFMVERVIDPVGAGDAFAAGVLSGLLDGKMLEEAVLQGNAMGAMVTMVNGDAEGLPTRSDLVSFMNGNLEDVTR, via the coding sequence ATGGATGTAGTAACAATCGGGGAAACGATGGCTCTTTTTACACCGAATGAGGAGGGCATGCTTCGCCATGCCCATTCTTTTTCTATGAAATTTGGCGGGGCAGAGTCCAATGTCGCCATCGGATTGAGCCGTCTCGGACATCGTTCGAGATGGATCAGCCGTCTTGGGGAGGATGAATTTGGTGATGCAATGCTGTCATTCATCCGCGGCGAAGGAGTGGATGTTTCCTATGTGACGCGCGATCAAAATGCGCCGACAGGCGTATTTTTTAAAGAGTTCAGGCGCATGAATGACACGCGTGTCTATTATTATAGAAAAGATTCTGCGGCCAGCAGAATGAATGCCGACTGGCTTTTGGATGAGTCCATTTTAGATGCTGAGTACCTTCATCTTACAGGCATTACGCCAGGACTCAGCCCCTCATGCAGGGAAATGCTTGAAAAAGCAATCCGGATAGCAAAAGGAAATGGAACGAAAATCGTTTTTGATCCAAACCTCCGTTTGAAAATTTGGCGTGATGAAGCAGAAGCACGCCATTTTTTGAAAAAATATGCCTCTGAAAGTGATATAGTCCTTCCTGGCATTTCCGAAGCAGAGTTTCTGTTCGGCGCATTATCACCTGAGGAATATGTGGAGAACTTTCATGATCTTGGGATTGAAACAGTCATTATGAAATTGGGAAAAGAAGGATCGCTGATTTCATCTCCATCCGGTTTGGTGAAGATAATTCCAGGCTTTATGGTTGAGCGGGTAATTGACCCGGTTGGGGCGGGTGATGCATTTGCTGCAGGTGTTCTTTCAGGACTGCTGGACGGAAAAATGCTTGAAGAAGCAGTACTGCAGGGCAACGCTATGGGAGCAATGGTAACAATGGTGAATGGCGATGCAGAAGGCTTGCCAACTCGATCTGATCTTGTGTCCTTTATGAATGGCAATCTGGAAGATGTTACGAGATAA
- a CDS encoding fumarylacetoacetate hydrolase family protein yields the protein MKLAAFTINSQQHIGVVQGDKAISLTILAGNQFPSCLKTFIERSEELLPLAEKLISQGTNEEAVFPISDVKILPPMQAPEKIICVGLNYIDHCRETGMEPPASPVIFSKYANAIVGHHDAVEIPINSSEVDFEAELAVVIGKEAKRVTEEEANDYVFGYTIMNDISARDLQFKDGQWSRGKTADTFAPTGPVIVTKDEAGNPHSLSISLELNGEIMQDSNTSNLIFTIPQIISFLSQSMTLRPGDLIATGTPPGVGMGRDPKVWLKDGDKMSITIENIGTLSNSVKGDSQKKEG from the coding sequence ATGAAACTTGCTGCTTTCACGATTAATTCTCAACAGCATATTGGTGTTGTCCAGGGAGATAAAGCCATCAGCTTAACAATACTTGCCGGAAATCAATTTCCTTCCTGCCTGAAAACCTTTATAGAAAGAAGTGAAGAACTGCTGCCGCTTGCTGAAAAGCTTATTAGCCAGGGTACCAATGAGGAGGCTGTTTTTCCAATATCCGATGTGAAAATCCTTCCGCCGATGCAGGCTCCGGAAAAAATCATTTGTGTTGGCTTGAATTACATTGATCATTGCAGAGAAACCGGAATGGAGCCGCCTGCTTCACCGGTGATCTTTTCAAAATATGCGAATGCCATCGTCGGCCATCATGACGCGGTGGAGATTCCTATCAATTCAAGTGAAGTTGATTTTGAGGCAGAGCTTGCTGTTGTCATTGGAAAGGAAGCTAAGCGGGTAACGGAAGAAGAGGCAAACGATTATGTTTTTGGCTACACGATCATGAATGATATTAGCGCGCGCGATCTGCAATTTAAGGACGGACAGTGGTCCCGGGGCAAAACAGCCGACACCTTTGCGCCAACAGGACCAGTGATCGTGACAAAGGATGAAGCAGGGAATCCGCATAGTCTATCAATCTCACTCGAACTCAACGGGGAAATTATGCAAGATTCCAATACAAGCAACCTGATATTCACCATACCGCAGATTATTTCCTTTTTATCGCAGTCTATGACGCTAAGACCGGGTGACTTAATTGCAACAGGAACGCCTCCAGGAGTTGGAATGGGCCGGGATCCAAAGGTGTGGCTGAAAGACGGTGACAAAATGAGTATTACCATTGAAAACATTGGAACACTATCCAATTCCGTAAAAGGTGATTCACAGAAGAAAGAGGGCTGA
- a CDS encoding C-terminal binding protein, whose translation MAFKVLLTDYEFENLKYEEDVFKESGLDIEFVKAQCKTEDEVAEQAKYADAILNQYAPISRRVIESLENAKVISRYGVGVNTIDLDAANEKGITVANVPDYGMEEVSNHALALLLSWARKVTLLNNEVKKGNWDFKACVPIHRFNSQTVGVLGFGRIPRRFIEKVKPLGFKLAAYDPFVSAEDMASAGVQKMELDEIIREADYLSVHVPLIKDTFHLLNADRFSQMKKNAVIINTARGPIIDEKALIEALENGIIAGAALDVAEEEPISIDSPLLHMDNVIITPHSAWYSEEAMVELRQKAAKNIVQVLKGEKTPYALT comes from the coding sequence ATGGCATTTAAAGTACTTTTAACAGACTATGAATTTGAAAATCTCAAATATGAGGAAGACGTATTTAAAGAAAGCGGTCTTGATATTGAATTCGTCAAAGCGCAGTGCAAAACGGAAGATGAGGTGGCCGAGCAGGCCAAATATGCAGACGCCATTTTAAATCAATACGCGCCAATCTCCAGACGTGTAATAGAATCCCTTGAGAATGCCAAGGTGATTTCCCGCTATGGTGTTGGTGTGAACACGATTGATTTAGATGCAGCCAATGAAAAGGGCATTACCGTTGCTAACGTCCCTGATTATGGGATGGAAGAGGTATCAAACCATGCACTGGCTCTTCTTTTATCATGGGCCCGTAAAGTGACTCTATTAAATAATGAAGTGAAAAAAGGAAACTGGGATTTCAAAGCCTGTGTCCCTATTCACCGTTTTAACAGCCAAACAGTAGGGGTTCTTGGATTCGGGCGCATTCCACGAAGGTTTATTGAAAAGGTAAAGCCTCTTGGTTTTAAATTGGCTGCATATGATCCCTTTGTTTCCGCAGAGGATATGGCATCTGCCGGAGTGCAGAAAATGGAGCTGGATGAAATCATAAGGGAAGCCGACTATTTGTCGGTACATGTTCCGTTAATTAAGGATACCTTCCATTTATTAAATGCAGACCGATTTAGCCAAATGAAGAAAAATGCTGTCATCATTAACACTGCACGAGGTCCGATCATTGATGAAAAGGCCCTGATAGAAGCGCTTGAAAATGGCATTATAGCAGGTGCCGCTCTCGATGTAGCCGAAGAAGAGCCAATTAGCATCGATAGCCCGCTTCTTCATATGGATAATGTCATTATTACTCCGCACAGCGCCTGGTATTCAGAGGAAGCCATGGTGGAGCTAAGACAAAAGGCCGCGAAAAATATCGTACAGGTTTTAAAAGGTGAAAAAACACCTTATGCCCTTACGTAA
- a CDS encoding U32 family peptidase, whose protein sequence is MKESRELLEQLGYPSSDFQELPTSAKRFPDGAQYRVEIPSVEGPEALKATLEEIDRLGLTIHRVSQGSGIMLQTDEEIKEMCELTAERGMELSLFVGPRGTWDISAAPFTSGGKSQALRHEGADQLVYAMEDLKRGAELGLRGALVADEGLLLLTKEMKKKGQLPEDFVVKVSVQMGSANPVSVKLMQDIGADTYNVPSALPLAKLAAIRQAIDIPIDLYVEVPDNFGGFLRYYEIPEIIRVLAPVYIKFGLRNHPDVYPSGKQWESTNISLVKERVRRASIGIQMIERYYPEAVTSKLGAEGLGVPKAEKTLAK, encoded by the coding sequence ATGAAAGAATCCCGCGAATTGCTTGAACAATTAGGCTACCCATCCAGCGATTTTCAAGAATTGCCGACATCGGCAAAAAGATTCCCCGACGGTGCACAATACCGGGTTGAGATTCCAAGCGTTGAAGGGCCTGAAGCGTTAAAAGCCACGCTTGAAGAAATCGATCGCCTTGGCTTGACGATTCACCGTGTCTCACAGGGAAGCGGAATTATGCTTCAAACAGATGAGGAAATCAAAGAAATGTGCGAGCTGACTGCAGAGCGCGGAATGGAGCTGAGCTTATTCGTTGGTCCGCGAGGTACATGGGATATCAGTGCTGCTCCGTTTACATCGGGGGGCAAATCACAGGCGCTTCGCCACGAGGGAGCGGATCAGCTTGTTTATGCCATGGAGGATTTAAAGCGCGGTGCTGAACTGGGCTTGAGAGGCGCACTTGTAGCTGATGAAGGACTTCTTCTATTAACAAAAGAAATGAAGAAAAAGGGCCAGCTCCCAGAAGACTTCGTAGTAAAGGTATCTGTGCAAATGGGCTCGGCAAACCCTGTTTCAGTAAAACTGATGCAGGATATCGGAGCAGATACGTATAATGTACCTTCCGCCTTACCGCTCGCAAAGCTTGCTGCCATCCGCCAGGCCATTGATATTCCGATTGATTTGTACGTGGAGGTTCCGGATAATTTCGGCGGTTTCCTGCGCTACTACGAAATCCCGGAAATCATTCGGGTGCTCGCTCCAGTTTATATTAAATTTGGCCTTCGCAATCACCCGGATGTGTATCCTTCCGGAAAGCAATGGGAAAGCACGAATATCTCACTCGTAAAAGAGCGTGTACGACGTGCTTCTATTGGTATTCAAATGATTGAACGCTACTATCCGGAAGCTGTTACTTCAAAGCTTGGTGCAGAAGGGCTTGGGGTTCCGAAGGCTGAAAAAACGCTAGCTAAATAA
- a CDS encoding dihydrodipicolinate synthase family protein, translating to MSFHGIIPPVVTLFDEAGNLDLELNRRYLDKLISQNIHGILLMGSSGEFSSLSIEERKLYVREMIKHIHGRVKVMVGVGHTALKEVLELTSYAEEQGADGVLVVSPYYWKLSDDQLYRFYSTVANHTELPVFIYNIPQLTGQNLPVELIVKLAKDYPNISGIKETVGDFGHIRQIITEVKKVRPDFLVFSAFDEHMLPALMIGAAGSINGSAVFAPEVSVDLYESYQRGDLAEARTNHQQISRLMDVYTYCPTFFTTMKEAVHQRWFETAAGHRVPFDVYPADLRENVRSLLKTIETKEGVQL from the coding sequence ATGAGCTTTCATGGAATTATTCCCCCGGTTGTCACTTTATTTGATGAAGCGGGAAATTTGGATTTGGAGCTGAATAGAAGGTATCTTGATAAGCTGATTTCTCAGAATATTCATGGGATATTGCTGATGGGCAGCTCAGGTGAGTTTTCTTCTCTTTCCATCGAAGAGCGGAAGCTTTATGTCAGGGAAATGATTAAACATATCCATGGGCGCGTAAAAGTTATGGTTGGTGTGGGCCATACAGCTCTTAAGGAAGTCCTTGAACTGACTTCTTATGCAGAGGAACAGGGAGCAGATGGTGTGCTTGTTGTCAGCCCTTACTATTGGAAGCTTTCAGATGATCAGCTTTATCGCTTTTATTCAACAGTTGCCAATCATACAGAGCTCCCTGTGTTTATTTACAATATCCCGCAATTAACCGGCCAAAATTTGCCGGTTGAGCTAATCGTCAAATTGGCCAAAGACTATCCGAACATTTCTGGCATTAAAGAAACTGTCGGTGATTTTGGCCATATTCGGCAGATAATTACAGAAGTGAAAAAGGTCCGTCCTGATTTCCTTGTTTTCTCAGCCTTTGACGAGCATATGCTCCCGGCCCTGATGATTGGCGCCGCTGGCAGCATCAATGGCAGTGCTGTATTTGCTCCAGAGGTCTCAGTGGATTTATATGAATCTTATCAAAGAGGGGATTTAGCCGAAGCCCGGACTAACCACCAGCAAATCTCCAGGCTAATGGATGTTTATACGTATTGCCCGACCTTTTTTACAACGATGAAAGAAGCTGTTCATCAGCGATGGTTTGAAACAGCAGCAGGGCATCGTGTTCCGTTTGATGTATACCCTGCCGATTTACGTGAAAATGTTCGAAGTTTATTAAAAACTATTGAAACGAAAGAAGGCGTCCAATTATGA
- the dgoD gene encoding galactonate dehydratase translates to MKITKLSLYKVPPRWLFLKIETDEGISGWGEPVVEGRAETVKAAVNELSDYIIGRNPNDIEDIWQTLYRGGFYRGGPILMSAISGIEQALWDIKGKYYNIPVYEMLGGKARQKIKVYSWIGGDRPAEVAAEAKVKQEQGFQAIKMNASEEMNYIDSFSKVEAVIERVASIREALGKDFGIGVDFHGRVHKTMAKTLVKELEPYRPMFIEEPVLPENNEALREIALHTTCPIATGERMYTRWGFKQLLQDGYVDIIQPDLSHTGGILEGKKIAAMAEAYDVSIAPHCPLGPMTLASSVHLDASTPNFIIQEQSLGIHYNQGMDILDYINNPEVFAYKDGYVNIPDQPGLGIEINEEKVKQAAEAGHDWKNPIWRHEDGSIAEW, encoded by the coding sequence ATGAAAATTACGAAACTTTCATTATATAAAGTTCCGCCGCGCTGGCTGTTTTTAAAGATTGAAACAGATGAAGGCATCTCCGGCTGGGGAGAGCCTGTTGTTGAAGGGCGCGCTGAAACCGTGAAGGCAGCTGTCAATGAACTGTCAGATTATATCATTGGCCGCAATCCTAATGACATTGAAGATATATGGCAAACATTGTACCGTGGCGGTTTTTACCGTGGCGGCCCAATTTTGATGAGTGCGATCTCCGGGATCGAGCAGGCGCTCTGGGATATTAAAGGCAAGTATTACAATATACCAGTCTATGAAATGCTCGGGGGCAAAGCGCGCCAGAAGATTAAAGTGTATTCCTGGATCGGAGGGGACCGGCCGGCTGAAGTTGCTGCGGAAGCAAAAGTAAAGCAGGAACAGGGCTTTCAAGCGATTAAGATGAATGCCTCTGAAGAAATGAACTACATAGACAGCTTTTCAAAAGTGGAAGCGGTTATTGAGCGTGTGGCTTCCATTCGTGAGGCACTCGGCAAGGACTTCGGCATAGGGGTTGATTTTCATGGCCGCGTTCATAAAACCATGGCCAAAACATTAGTGAAAGAGCTGGAGCCATATCGCCCAATGTTCATTGAAGAACCGGTGCTTCCGGAAAATAATGAGGCTCTGCGTGAGATTGCCCTGCATACAACCTGTCCAATTGCCACCGGTGAAAGGATGTATACACGCTGGGGATTCAAGCAGCTTCTGCAGGACGGATATGTAGATATTATCCAGCCTGACCTTTCGCACACAGGCGGTATTCTGGAAGGAAAGAAAATTGCCGCAATGGCTGAGGCGTATGATGTGTCGATTGCACCGCATTGTCCTCTTGGACCAATGACACTGGCATCTTCGGTTCATCTGGATGCTTCTACTCCAAATTTCATCATCCAGGAACAAAGCCTGGGCATTCACTATAACCAGGGAATGGACATTCTCGATTATATTAATAATCCTGAAGTATTCGCCTATAAAGATGGCTATGTAAACATTCCGGATCAGCCTGGACTAGGTATAGAGATTAACGAGGAAAAAGTAAAGCAGGCAGCGGAAGCCGGACATGATTGGAAAAATCCTATTTGGCGCCATGAAGATGGCAGCATTGCCGAATGGTAA
- the gucD gene encoding alpha-ketoglutaric semialdehyde dehydrogenase GucD — MKTTIETKTYSNFINNEWKESASGNVIESINPATKEAVGYVQKSTEEELNQAVEAAFNAKKAWRKLGQAARGQLLFQTANILESRLDEIAESMTREMGKTLPEAKGETARGIAILRYYAGEGMRKEGDVIPSTDKDALMFTKRAPLGVVGVITPWNFPVAIPIWKIAPALVYGNTVVFKPASEAAVTAAKVVECFAEAGFPEGVLNFVTGSGSEIGQGLIDHPKLNAITFTGSESVGQSVAKAAAARGIKFQLEMGGKNPVIVAKNANLDQAVEAVISGGFRSSGQKCTASSRVIVEADVYNEFKQKLIEASEKITVGNGLEEGIWMGPCASESQFNTFNKYVEIGKNEGARLVHGGEVLTGGEYDKGFFVKPAIFEEVTPDMTIAQEEIFGPVIALIRAVDLEEAIEVANNTKYGLSASIFTSDISSILEFIDEIEAGLVRINAESAGVELQAPFGGMKASSTGSREQGEAAKEFYTAIKTVFIKGS, encoded by the coding sequence ATGAAAACGACAATCGAAACAAAAACATACAGCAACTTCATTAATAACGAATGGAAAGAATCCGCATCCGGTAATGTTATTGAAAGCATTAACCCTGCTACAAAGGAAGCAGTCGGCTACGTTCAAAAATCTACTGAAGAAGAGCTGAACCAGGCTGTAGAAGCGGCATTCAATGCGAAGAAAGCATGGCGCAAGCTTGGCCAGGCGGCAAGAGGACAGCTATTGTTCCAGACAGCAAACATCCTGGAATCTAGGCTGGATGAAATTGCGGAAAGCATGACAAGGGAAATGGGAAAGACCCTTCCTGAAGCAAAAGGAGAAACAGCCCGAGGTATCGCCATCCTCCGTTATTATGCAGGAGAAGGAATGCGCAAAGAGGGGGACGTGATTCCATCAACTGATAAAGATGCCCTTATGTTCACAAAGCGTGCTCCCCTTGGGGTTGTAGGTGTTATCACTCCCTGGAATTTCCCGGTTGCGATTCCAATCTGGAAAATCGCGCCTGCCCTTGTGTACGGAAATACAGTTGTATTCAAGCCTGCGAGCGAAGCGGCTGTCACTGCTGCTAAGGTGGTCGAGTGCTTTGCAGAGGCCGGCTTCCCTGAAGGTGTCTTAAATTTTGTAACGGGTTCAGGCTCTGAGATTGGCCAGGGATTGATCGATCATCCTAAATTGAATGCCATTACTTTTACAGGGTCAGAAAGTGTCGGACAAAGCGTAGCGAAAGCAGCTGCTGCGCGCGGAATCAAATTCCAGCTTGAAATGGGCGGAAAGAACCCTGTTATTGTTGCGAAAAATGCCAACCTTGACCAGGCTGTTGAAGCGGTCATCAGCGGCGGATTCCGCTCATCTGGACAAAAATGTACGGCTTCAAGCCGCGTTATCGTAGAAGCCGATGTTTATAACGAATTCAAGCAAAAGCTTATCGAAGCTTCTGAAAAAATCACAGTCGGAAACGGCCTTGAAGAAGGCATCTGGATGGGGCCTTGTGCAAGCGAAAGCCAATTCAACACATTCAATAAGTACGTTGAAATCGGTAAAAATGAAGGAGCCAGACTGGTTCATGGCGGCGAAGTACTTACAGGCGGAGAATATGATAAAGGCTTCTTCGTAAAACCGGCGATTTTTGAAGAAGTGACACCAGACATGACGATTGCACAGGAAGAGATTTTCGGGCCAGTGATTGCTCTTATTAGAGCCGTTGACCTGGAAGAAGCAATCGAAGTGGCAAACAATACAAAATATGGATTGAGTGCATCGATCTTTACTTCCGATATCAGCTCGATCCTGGAATTCATCGATGAAATTGAAGCGGGTCTCGTCCGGATCAATGCGGAAAGCGCCGGTGTAGAACTTCAGGCGCCATTTGGCGGAATGAAGGCTTCAAGTACAGGCTCACGTGAACAAGGTGAAGCTGCAAAAGAATTCTATACAGCCATTAAAACAGTTTTCATAAAGGGCTCTTAA
- a CDS encoding UxaA family hydrolase, whose product MFNEKLQFWGYRRPDGRVGVRNHVLILPTITCATQTAQRVTELVSGTVTFIHQHGCAQVGTDYDQTARTYAGMGMNPNVYGVIVLGLGCETHQAHRIGDEIAKCGKPVETVSIQEHGGTLQTIAEVAKIAVKMVQDASMVQRELCDFSELIVGTECGGSDACSGLSANPAVGRTSDMLVEQGGTAILAETTELIGAEHLLANRAANDSVAKKAYAVIKMMENRSIQMGVDIRTGNPSPGNIEGGLSSLEEKSLGAATKSGSTRLEEVIDYAERPTKKGLVWMDTPGHDIEQLTGMVAGGAQIVLFTSGRGTPTGSPIAPVIKISTNTPMFERMNENMDLDAGTIVDGKETVGEVGGRIMKEIQAVANGKLTKAEILKQHDFGIWRIGPTF is encoded by the coding sequence TTGTTCAATGAAAAACTTCAGTTTTGGGGTTACCGCCGTCCTGATGGCCGTGTTGGAGTAAGAAACCATGTGCTGATCCTGCCTACGATTACTTGTGCAACGCAAACGGCACAGCGGGTGACGGAGCTTGTAAGCGGAACGGTTACATTCATACACCAGCATGGCTGTGCACAGGTTGGAACCGATTATGACCAGACGGCCAGAACATATGCCGGAATGGGAATGAACCCAAATGTTTACGGTGTGATTGTTCTCGGCTTAGGCTGTGAAACCCATCAGGCACACCGTATCGGCGACGAAATTGCCAAATGCGGCAAGCCGGTCGAGACCGTATCGATACAGGAACATGGCGGCACACTTCAAACCATTGCCGAGGTGGCTAAAATTGCGGTGAAAATGGTTCAGGATGCATCTATGGTGCAGCGTGAGCTATGTGATTTCAGCGAATTGATTGTCGGTACAGAATGTGGGGGCTCTGATGCATGCTCCGGCCTTTCGGCAAACCCGGCTGTCGGGCGTACAAGCGACATGCTGGTTGAACAGGGCGGCACCGCCATTTTAGCTGAAACAACTGAATTAATCGGTGCAGAGCATTTGCTGGCCAACCGTGCAGCTAATGATTCGGTCGCAAAAAAAGCGTATGCCGTCATTAAAATGATGGAAAACCGCTCCATCCAGATGGGTGTTGATATCCGTACCGGCAATCCAAGCCCGGGCAACATTGAGGGCGGATTGAGCTCTCTTGAAGAAAAGTCGCTTGGAGCTGCAACAAAGTCAGGCTCGACACGTTTGGAAGAAGTGATTGACTATGCAGAAAGGCCAACCAAAAAAGGGCTGGTCTGGATGGATACCCCGGGCCATGATATTGAACAGCTAACGGGTATGGTTGCAGGCGGAGCACAAATCGTTCTTTTCACCAGCGGGCGCGGAACACCAACCGGATCGCCGATTGCCCCTGTTATTAAAATCTCGACAAACACACCAATGTTCGAACGCATGAACGAAAACATGGATCTTGATGCCGGAACCATCGTTGACGGCAAAGAAACAGTCGGAGAAGTCGGCGGACGGATCATGAAGGAAATCCAGGCTGTCGCAAATGGCAAATTGACAAAAGCGGAAATATTGAAGCAGCATGACTTCGGAATTTGGCGTATTGGTCCAACATTTTAA
- a CDS encoding UxaA family hydrolase — MSEYKTLFLNEKDSVAVALSDIPAGAEVIVKTEGIEKTVRILEPIRFGHKFAVRAIPQGDDIIKYGEVIGAAVAPIDAGEHVHVHNLEGKRGRGDKIVQ, encoded by the coding sequence ATGAGTGAGTACAAGACACTTTTTTTAAATGAAAAGGATAGTGTAGCTGTAGCTCTTTCCGATATACCTGCGGGAGCGGAAGTGATTGTTAAAACAGAGGGCATCGAAAAAACAGTCAGAATTCTTGAGCCTATCCGCTTTGGCCATAAATTTGCAGTCCGGGCCATTCCCCAGGGAGACGACATTATTAAATATGGTGAGGTAATCGGGGCGGCAGTCGCCCCGATCGATGCCGGAGAACATGTGCATGTTCATAACCTTGAAGGCAAAAGAGGAAGGGGTGACAAGATTGTTCAATGA